In Natronococcus sp. AD-5, the genomic window GTCCTGCTCGTATGGCTCGATGTCGTCGTTGAAGCCGTTTATTCCGGGCGCGACGGGCTGGCCGCGCGGTTCGCCGAACCCGCTGAGCGCCGTCTCGACGATCTCCGTGTTGTCGACGGCGTAGTTCATCGCCTGCCGGAACTCCTGGCTGTCGAACGGTTCGACGGTGTTTTTCATCGGACAGAAGATGTTCCGGAAGCTCGTCACCTGCCTGACCTCGATCCCGTCGCCCTCCTGGACGGTCGCGACGTCCTCGGGCAGGATGTTAATCGTGAGGTCGGTCTCTTCCGTCTCGAGCGACGCCACCCGGCCGCTGGATTCGCCGTCCGCGTTGAACGTCACGCGCTCGAACGGTGGCTCGTCGCCCCAGTAGTCGTCGAACCGCTCGAGGACGACCTCCTCGCCCGACGTGAAGTCGACGACTTCGTACGGTCCCGTTCCGTTGAAGTTTTCGGGGTCTGCGCCGGAGATCGCGTCGTTTTCGGCGTCGTGATTGTCGATCGCCCAGCCCATGTTGATCGCGCGAGCGTAGTTACCGAACTCGAATTCCGCGAGACCGGGCGAGGCGCTGTACTCCACCGAGACCGTTGTCTCGTCGACCGCCTCCGCGCCCTCGATCGAGCCGAGTCCGTACGTTCCGATCGGACTCGGGACGCCCATCTCCGGGTCGACGGTTCGGTTGATCGTCCACGCGACGTCCTCCGCGGTCAGATCGTCGCCGTTGTGGAACACCACGTCGTCCCGCAGGTAGAGTTCGGTCGACCCGTCCCCCTGGGCTTCCCAGTCCTCGACGACGCGCGGGAAGATTCCCTCGCCGGGTTCGAAGTCGAACAGCGGCTCGTAGATGTGGTCGTATACGTCGAAGTAGTCCCCGGTGATGTGGTCGAGCGGGTCGATTGTGTCCGGGAACTGCGACAGCGTAATCGTTATCTCGTTGCGGTCTTCGTCGTCGTCGTCGCTCGCGTCGGGATCGCTCAGACAGCCGGCGATCGCACCGAGTCCCGTCGCCCCTCCGGCAGCACCCGTGATCTTTAGCAGCGTCCGTCGATTGATACGGTGTCTACTAGCACCCTTCATACCACATGAAGAAACAGGCAGGTATTTAATAAGTTTTGGTGATACTCCCGTCTCCTTGGTAGTATTGTTTCTTTAGACGAATACGCCGAATAAATGCGGACCTCTCGCACCGCGTGATATCGCCCACAAGCTTAAGTGAGCTACGTCACCTACACCGTGTATGGCCGCTCACGGCCGGTCTGCCCTGCGGGACCTGTTCGACGAGTCGCCCACGCCGCACATCGCCCATCCTCCGCGCACCCATCACCGTGACTTCTACGTCGCTACCGATGGGTCCTTCCGCGAATCGGGTGGTGGGCTGGGCGCCGTTATCGAAACGCGCGACGGCACCCGCGTCGCTCGCATCGCGACCGCGGACACGCCGCCGGACAACAACGTCGCCGAGTACCGAGCGCTCCATCTCGGATTGGACGTACTCGCCGCTCGAGCGCCGCGTGACGCTCGCGTCGGCGTCCTCGTCGACCACGACGCGCTCGCCAGCAACGTGAACAACACCGTCCTCGCGACCGGACA contains:
- a CDS encoding ABC transporter substrate-binding protein, encoding MKGASRHRINRRTLLKITGAAGGATGLGAIAGCLSDPDASDDDDEDRNEITITLSQFPDTIDPLDHITGDYFDVYDHIYEPLFDFEPGEGIFPRVVEDWEAQGDGSTELYLRDDVVFHNGDDLTAEDVAWTINRTVDPEMGVPSPIGTYGLGSIEGAEAVDETTVSVEYSASPGLAEFEFGNYARAINMGWAIDNHDAENDAISGADPENFNGTGPYEVVDFTSGEEVVLERFDDYWGDEPPFERVTFNADGESSGRVASLETEETDLTINILPEDVATVQEGDGIEVRQVTSFRNIFCPMKNTVEPFDSQEFRQAMNYAVDNTEIVETALSGFGEPRGQPVAPGINGFNDDIEPYEQDIGTAESLVEESGYGDVEIELTVPQGRYLNDAEVGEMVADQIDQLDNVSCEANIVDFGVVSDANQAGVDPDGFEIPFYMIGWGTITGDTDYGVQGFFTIPDNPNRTFDDEELSDAILESQQIEDPDERREQLEAVNELAYEKAPFVFLHTQESIYGVREDIQWEPREDETVYIWGMET
- a CDS encoding ribonuclease H family protein, whose protein sequence is MAAHGRSALRDLFDESPTPHIAHPPRTHHRDFYVATDGSFRESGGGLGAVIETRDGTRVARIATADTPPDNNVAEYRALHLGLDVLAARAPRDARVGVLVDHDALASNVNNTVLATGHPDRKPPRPVSVPSATRYHWRGIQARLNGFAEIRAARIDSDQNPAHPLANAPTQYQHVNQEADRCVLPEPPEATAPTEFPPPSRADRNGGGGRASD